One genomic segment of Flavobacteriaceae bacterium includes these proteins:
- a CDS encoding rhomboid family intramembrane serine protease, with product MSFFKELQRRYIKGTIVEKLIYINLFVFLITLLSQTVSELNQVDTNFVIKWFSLYSDYEHLFSTPWSILTYGFLHADFLHILSNLIGLYFIGNLFIQYFTQKQLLTFYMLGTFFGGMLFLAGINYFPAFKNQLFSLVGASAGISAIIVGIATHIPQYQFKIRFIGFVKLWYIAAIWVLFVTIQLSSDNAGGHFAHLGGALFGYLYVRQAGTHKKTPFYKSIFNLFKIKRTPLRTVYKSKTKPTSTFKSMKTDHQKKIDIILEKISKSGYDTLSSEEKAFLFKQGKK from the coding sequence ATGAGTTTTTTTAAAGAACTACAGCGTCGATATATAAAAGGCACCATTGTAGAGAAATTGATCTATATCAATCTCTTTGTTTTTTTGATTACACTGCTCTCTCAAACGGTTAGTGAATTGAACCAGGTTGATACGAATTTCGTGATAAAATGGTTTTCCCTGTACTCGGATTATGAACACCTGTTCTCTACTCCGTGGAGTATCCTCACCTACGGTTTTTTACATGCTGATTTTCTGCATATCTTATCAAATTTAATAGGCTTATATTTCATCGGGAACCTGTTTATTCAATATTTTACACAAAAGCAATTACTCACATTTTATATGCTGGGGACTTTTTTCGGAGGAATGCTGTTTTTAGCGGGGATTAACTATTTCCCTGCATTTAAAAATCAACTGTTTTCTTTAGTGGGAGCTTCTGCAGGAATCTCAGCGATCATTGTGGGTATTGCCACCCATATACCTCAATATCAGTTTAAAATCCGTTTCATAGGTTTTGTAAAGCTTTGGTATATCGCTGCTATTTGGGTACTTTTTGTCACTATACAACTCTCAAGTGATAATGCGGGCGGTCATTTTGCTCATTTGGGCGGAGCACTTTTCGGTTATCTATATGTACGTCAGGCAGGTACTCATAAAAAAACGCCTTTTTATAAGAGTATTTTTAACTTGTTTAAAATAAAACGTACCCCGTTAAGGACTGTTTATAAGTCAAAAACAAAACCTACATCAACCTTTAAAAGTATGAAAACGGATCATCAAAAAAAGATAGATATCATTTTAGAAAAGATTAGCAAATCAGGTTATGATACTTTATCTTCGGAGGAGAAAGCCTTTTTATTTAAACAAGGCAAAAAATAA
- a CDS encoding endonuclease — protein MKHFSGKIHTILFALNIVLAFCTLFSYFAPCISPIRYPSFAVIGLAIPVLLIANIFFTIYWLIRLKKQFLLSCIIVILGANYIGSLFLISGKKTPIDEDIKIMSYNTKGFSHFGWAKRNETAQRVFDFINAQNPDILALQEYYVHPKVRLSYPYEYIKLKTPTNKFGQAIYSKYLIVNSGSLHFENSANDCIYIDILIDKDTVRVYNIHLESLKVNPNKEHFGQQNSEKLYQRIKKTFLKQAKQTHIFSIHKKMWKGKMIICGDLNNTAFSWVYNKISDAMSDAYMEAGSGFGKTYDYLFPLRIDFILTDKAARICQFKTFNVPYSDHFPIMTRVNWKVSSFR, from the coding sequence ATGAAACATTTCTCCGGAAAAATACATACGATCTTATTTGCTTTAAATATCGTCCTGGCATTCTGTACGTTATTTTCTTATTTTGCGCCTTGTATATCACCGATACGTTACCCTTCTTTTGCTGTCATAGGCCTCGCCATTCCTGTTTTACTCATTGCAAATATATTTTTTACGATTTATTGGTTGATCCGATTAAAAAAACAGTTTCTTTTATCGTGCATTATCGTAATACTGGGAGCTAATTATATAGGTTCTTTATTCCTTATATCAGGAAAGAAAACTCCCATTGATGAAGACATAAAAATAATGAGTTATAATACCAAAGGGTTTAGTCATTTTGGGTGGGCAAAAAGAAATGAAACAGCACAGCGTGTTTTTGATTTTATCAATGCTCAAAACCCGGATATTTTGGCATTGCAAGAATATTATGTACATCCGAAAGTACGGCTTTCGTATCCGTATGAATATATCAAACTCAAAACTCCTACTAATAAATTTGGACAGGCTATTTATTCCAAATACCTTATAGTGAACTCCGGTTCTTTACATTTCGAAAACAGTGCGAACGACTGTATATATATTGATATTCTTATCGATAAGGACACAGTCAGGGTATATAATATTCATTTGGAATCTCTAAAAGTAAACCCGAATAAAGAGCATTTTGGCCAACAAAATTCTGAAAAGTTATATCAAAGAATAAAAAAAACATTTCTAAAACAAGCGAAACAGACTCATATTTTTTCAATTCATAAAAAAATGTGGAAAGGGAAAATGATCATTTGTGGCGACCTTAATAATACTGCTTTTTCCTGGGTCTATAACAAAATTTCCGATGCTATGTCAGATGCTTATATGGAGGCCGGTAGTGGATTTGGAAAAACCTATGATTACCTTTTCCCGTTACGCATAGATTTTATTCTGACAGATAAAGCAGCTCGTATTTGTCAATTTAAAACATTTAATGTTCCGTATTCCGATCATTTTCCTATTATGACACGTGTAAATTGGAAAGTTTCAAGTTTCAGGTAG
- the aroB gene encoding 3-dehydroquinate synthase has protein sequence MNTIQANTYSIHFQKDGYQKLNALMVKNNYSSIFILADENTITHCYPICISFLRINKQIEVIEITSGEENKNLNTCMYVWNTLSKSDADRKSLLITLGGGVITDLGGFVAATFKRGFDFVNIPTTLLSMVDASVGGKTGVDLGVLKNQIGVFSNPEMVIIDTEYLNTLAAREMTSGLAEIIKYGLTHHYKLLQEVKNVNILTINQLIFSSVKIKNDIVLKDPKEKGVRKVLNFGHTIGHAIESYYLENPNKEKLTHGEAIAIGMICECYISSRILNFDMEKTTSVKNLIRSIFDKIPILKEDFDAILSLLKHDKKNIAGQVNFVLLNDYEDFQLDCKVPNKLIIESLEYYNAV, from the coding sequence ATGAATACTATTCAAGCAAACACATACTCTATTCATTTTCAGAAAGATGGCTATCAAAAGCTAAATGCCTTGATGGTAAAAAACAACTACTCCTCCATTTTTATCCTGGCAGATGAAAACACCATCACTCATTGTTATCCGATATGCATTTCTTTTTTAAGGATAAATAAACAGATTGAAGTCATCGAGATAACATCCGGAGAAGAAAACAAAAACCTGAATACTTGTATGTATGTCTGGAATACGTTAAGTAAATCAGATGCAGATAGAAAAAGCTTATTGATTACACTTGGAGGGGGTGTTATTACCGATTTGGGCGGATTTGTTGCTGCTACTTTTAAAAGAGGTTTTGATTTTGTAAATATCCCAACTACTTTGTTGAGTATGGTAGATGCTTCCGTAGGTGGAAAAACAGGTGTTGATCTGGGAGTTTTAAAAAATCAAATAGGGGTATTTTCAAATCCTGAAATGGTCATTATTGATACTGAGTATTTAAATACGTTAGCAGCTCGGGAAATGACTTCGGGGTTGGCTGAAATTATCAAATATGGACTGACACATCATTATAAACTATTACAAGAGGTAAAAAATGTTAACATCTTAACAATAAATCAATTAATTTTTTCTTCTGTTAAGATCAAAAATGACATTGTTTTAAAAGATCCCAAAGAAAAAGGAGTTCGCAAAGTCTTAAATTTTGGACACACCATCGGACATGCAATTGAATCTTATTATCTGGAAAATCCGAACAAAGAAAAATTAACACATGGTGAAGCGATTGCTATCGGGATGATATGTGAATGTTATATCTCTTCCCGAATACTAAATTTTGATATGGAAAAAACTACATCCGTTAAAAACCTCATACGCTCTATTTTTGATAAAATACCTATTCTAAAAGAAGATTTTGATGCCATTCTTTCATTATTAAAGCACGATAAAAAAAACATCGCCGGGCAAGTGAATTTTGTTTTACTGAATGATTATGAAGATTTTCAACTGGATTGTAAGGTACCTAATAAACTGATTATTGAAAGTTTGGAATATTATAATGCAGTTTAA
- a CDS encoding proline dehydrogenase: MKLFDNTEIAFCLKSDSELERAYFLFKMIQNQPMVRIGTAVTNFALKAHLPIEGLIRSTVFDHFCGGVTEEDCIPNIERMYSRQVHTVLDYSVEGREEEAQFDGAKNKMLKSIEFAKGRAPVPFIVFKPTAVGRFALYEKIAEKTALTHNEKSEWLAVVSRFREICSKAKEYDVPVLIDAEESWVQGAADNLAEELMETYNKDKAIVFSTLQMYRYDRMDYLKKLHQRAKAKDYYLGLKIVRGAYMEKERERAVEKGYPSPICANKQATDENYDNALQYMMRHPKMALFAGTHNEESSYLLINLTHAYKIKPEDKRLWFGQLYGMSDHISFNLAKEGYNVAKYVPYGPVRNVMPYLIRRAEENTSVAGQTNRELNLIKEERKRRKV, from the coding sequence ATGAAACTTTTTGACAATACCGAAATAGCTTTTTGTTTAAAATCTGATTCCGAATTGGAGCGTGCTTATTTTCTGTTTAAGATGATTCAAAATCAACCAATGGTTAGAATTGGAACAGCCGTTACAAATTTTGCGCTCAAAGCACATTTACCGATAGAAGGGCTGATTAGGTCTACAGTGTTTGATCACTTTTGTGGTGGAGTTACGGAAGAAGATTGTATTCCGAATATAGAACGAATGTATTCAAGGCAAGTGCATACCGTCCTGGATTATTCGGTAGAGGGTAGAGAAGAAGAGGCCCAGTTCGATGGCGCTAAAAATAAGATGTTAAAAAGTATTGAGTTTGCAAAAGGAAGAGCACCCGTACCTTTTATTGTTTTTAAACCAACAGCCGTTGGACGTTTTGCTTTGTATGAAAAAATAGCGGAAAAAACAGCGTTAACTCATAACGAAAAAAGTGAATGGTTAGCTGTTGTGAGTCGCTTTCGGGAAATTTGTAGTAAAGCCAAAGAATACGACGTTCCTGTTTTAATTGATGCCGAAGAAAGCTGGGTGCAGGGAGCCGCGGACAATCTGGCAGAAGAACTCATGGAAACGTATAATAAAGACAAAGCCATTGTATTTAGCACGCTCCAAATGTATCGTTATGACCGAATGGATTATCTAAAAAAATTACATCAGCGGGCAAAAGCAAAAGACTACTATCTCGGTTTAAAAATTGTCCGGGGTGCCTATATGGAAAAAGAACGCGAAAGAGCTGTAGAAAAAGGCTATCCGTCTCCAATTTGCGCAAATAAGCAAGCAACGGACGAGAATTATGACAACGCACTTCAGTATATGATGAGGCATCCTAAAATGGCATTATTTGCAGGAACACACAATGAGGAAAGTTCTTATTTGCTGATAAACCTGACCCATGCTTATAAAATAAAACCGGAAGATAAAAGATTATGGTTTGGTCAATTGTACGGTATGAGTGATCATATTAGTTTCAATTTAGCTAAAGAAGGATATAATGTTGCCAAATATGTACCTTATGGACCTGTACGGAATGTCATGCCCTATTTGATACGAAGAGCAGAAGAAAATACTTCCGTAGCAGGGCAAACTAACAGAGAATTGAATTTAATTAAAGAAGAACGAAAGCGCAGAAAAGTTTAA
- a CDS encoding GNAT family N-acetyltransferase yields MSRIEIIDYQAKYAADFYKLNVEWLERYFYVEPHDKEVLENPQLYIINNNGYIFFAKLNTKIVGTVALINESECYELSKMAVSPEYRGQRIGEQLMNHCIRFSKEQGWKKIMLYSNKMLTPAINLYKKAGFKEVMLEKDIWYERANIKMILEL; encoded by the coding sequence ATGTCAAGAATAGAGATCATTGACTACCAAGCTAAATACGCAGCAGATTTTTACAAATTAAACGTCGAATGGTTAGAAAGGTATTTTTATGTGGAACCGCATGACAAAGAGGTTCTGGAGAACCCGCAGCTCTATATTATCAACAATAACGGCTACATATTTTTTGCAAAACTCAATACTAAAATTGTGGGTACCGTAGCGCTTATTAATGAAAGTGAATGTTACGAATTAAGTAAAATGGCAGTCTCTCCAGAATATAGAGGGCAAAGAATAGGAGAACAACTCATGAACCACTGTATTCGTTTTTCCAAAGAACAAGGATGGAAAAAAATAATGCTCTACTCAAATAAGATGTTAACTCCGGCAATCAATTTGTATAAAAAAGCCGGGTTTAAAGAAGTAATGCTAGAAAAAGACATTTGGTATGAAAGAGCAAATATTAAAATGATTTTGGAGTTATGA
- the ftcD gene encoding glutamate formimidoyltransferase has product MNRQLIECVPNISEGRDQTKINAIANTITTVEGVQLLDVDPGKATNRTVITLVGEPEKVIQAAFLLIKKASKLIDMSKHSGAHPRFGAVDVCPLIPIANISMEETVSFAHRLGKKIGEELGISGYFYENAAIREGRKNLATIRSGEYEGLKEKLSDPNWAPDFGPAKFSKTVISYGVTAIAARDFLIAYNINLNTTSTRRANAIAFDIREAGRIKREGHPITGKKVLGKNGEPVRIPGKLKAVKGIGWYIKEYGIAQISYNLTNISITAMHTAFDETVKAATKRGLRVTGSELVGLVPLQAMIDAANYFLTKQQRSLGINESEKIKIAVKSLGLDDLKPFHPDERIIEHVLSKNADKKLIDYSVKGFAEETASESMAPGGGSIAAYVGALGVSLGTMVANLSAHKPGWDDKWGFYSRWAEKGQQYKNELLFLVDEDTRAFNKIIDSFRLPKSTPEEQEVRKQAIEEATKYATEIPFKVMKTAYNSMEVMMAMAKDGLQNSLSDAGVGALCARTAVIGAYFNVKINAKDIKDRTFADQILSDAIAVYEKAMTLETEMIAIINTNI; this is encoded by the coding sequence ATGAATAGACAATTAATAGAGTGCGTTCCCAATATTAGTGAAGGGCGTGACCAAACGAAAATAAATGCAATTGCCAATACGATTACAACCGTAGAAGGTGTTCAACTTCTGGATGTTGATCCCGGAAAAGCCACAAACAGAACTGTGATTACTCTCGTAGGTGAACCTGAAAAAGTAATTCAAGCTGCTTTTTTATTGATAAAAAAAGCGTCAAAATTAATAGATATGAGCAAGCACTCCGGGGCACACCCCAGGTTTGGTGCGGTAGATGTTTGTCCGCTCATTCCGATTGCAAATATAAGTATGGAAGAAACAGTTTCTTTTGCACACCGACTAGGTAAAAAAATTGGGGAGGAGTTAGGTATTAGCGGCTATTTTTATGAAAATGCCGCTATAAGAGAAGGGCGAAAGAATCTCGCTACGATCCGTTCCGGGGAGTACGAAGGTTTAAAAGAAAAACTATCCGACCCGAACTGGGCACCGGATTTTGGCCCTGCAAAATTCAGTAAAACGGTCATCTCTTATGGAGTTACGGCAATAGCTGCCCGCGATTTTTTAATTGCATACAATATCAATTTAAATACCACTTCTACCAGGCGTGCAAATGCCATTGCTTTTGATATCAGGGAAGCCGGACGAATAAAAAGAGAAGGACACCCGATTACCGGTAAAAAAGTATTGGGTAAAAACGGAGAACCCGTAAGGATTCCGGGAAAATTAAAAGCTGTAAAAGGAATCGGTTGGTATATCAAAGAATATGGCATCGCCCAGATTTCTTATAACCTTACCAATATAAGCATCACTGCAATGCATACGGCTTTTGACGAAACGGTTAAAGCCGCCACAAAAAGAGGTTTGCGTGTTACCGGTTCCGAATTAGTGGGTCTGGTACCACTACAGGCCATGATAGATGCAGCCAATTATTTTTTAACAAAACAGCAACGCTCTTTAGGTATTAATGAAAGTGAAAAAATAAAAATAGCGGTAAAATCGCTTGGGCTGGATGATTTAAAACCATTTCATCCGGATGAACGAATTATTGAGCATGTACTGTCTAAAAATGCGGATAAAAAACTGATTGATTACTCCGTAAAAGGGTTTGCAGAAGAAACGGCTTCCGAATCAATGGCTCCCGGCGGAGGGAGTATTGCTGCCTATGTAGGAGCGTTAGGAGTTTCTTTGGGAACAATGGTCGCTAACTTATCTGCGCATAAACCCGGCTGGGATGACAAGTGGGGATTTTATTCCCGATGGGCGGAAAAAGGACAGCAATATAAAAATGAACTGCTATTTCTTGTAGATGAAGATACCCGTGCTTTTAATAAGATTATAGATAGTTTTAGATTGCCTAAATCTACCCCTGAAGAACAAGAAGTAAGAAAGCAAGCGATAGAAGAAGCAACCAAATATGCTACTGAGATTCCGTTTAAAGTAATGAAAACAGCCTATAATTCCATGGAAGTAATGATGGCTATGGCAAAAGACGGATTGCAAAATTCCCTGTCTGATGCAGGTGTTGGTGCATTATGTGCAAGAACAGCCGTCATAGGGGCTTATTTTAATGTCAAAATCAATGCAAAAGATATAAAAGATAGAACATTTGCCGATCAAATACTTTCAGATGCAATAGCCGTTTATGAAAAAGCAATGACTTTGGAAACAGAAATGATAGCCATCATAAATACGAATATCTAA
- a CDS encoding DUF4105 domain-containing protein: MRKRLLLLPFILFFHSSYTQYLKLSVYAEVSIITVGAGENLYEVFGHSTIRIKDPVLNFDIAYNYGVFDFNAPDFYSNFAKGKLVYFLARYHFQTFLDGYKADKRWIKEQILDLTQEQKQAFFEYLEHNARPENASYLYDPYFNNCATKLRDITKSILKDNVTFYKAYTSDKTLRQLMNDELYWNTWGSFGIHLALGTKLDKIATPTEYLYLPDFVFLAFEKGKIKINGEEKPLVKKQNDLLIFDEPVQKFSSTSPLIIFSVFLLVGWYITFRDKKSGKRSKKFDFILFFTTGVIGIGIVFLWFFTNHYTTPNNFNMLWAFAPNLLVAFYLLKNEVKGYLKKYVYFISILLLILIFFWTTGIQLFSIAAIPLLLLLGVRYFYLLTYKVQ; encoded by the coding sequence ATGAGAAAGCGATTACTTCTACTTCCATTTATCCTCTTTTTTCATTCTTCATACACGCAATATTTAAAACTATCTGTTTATGCTGAAGTGAGTATTATTACCGTAGGAGCCGGAGAAAATTTATATGAAGTTTTTGGGCATAGCACTATTAGAATCAAAGACCCTGTTCTCAATTTTGACATTGCATATAATTATGGCGTTTTTGATTTCAACGCTCCTGATTTCTATTCCAATTTTGCCAAAGGAAAATTAGTTTATTTTTTAGCCAGATATCATTTTCAAACATTTTTAGATGGTTACAAGGCAGACAAACGCTGGATTAAAGAACAAATATTAGACCTTACTCAAGAGCAAAAGCAAGCATTTTTTGAATACTTGGAACACAATGCAAGGCCTGAAAATGCTTCTTATTTATACGATCCGTATTTCAATAATTGCGCTACGAAATTAAGAGATATAACAAAATCCATTCTGAAAGACAACGTTACTTTTTACAAAGCCTATACATCCGATAAAACATTAAGACAACTCATGAATGATGAGTTGTACTGGAATACCTGGGGAAGTTTTGGGATCCATTTGGCATTGGGGACTAAACTCGATAAAATAGCCACTCCGACTGAGTATTTATACCTGCCGGATTTTGTATTTCTAGCCTTTGAAAAAGGAAAAATTAAGATCAACGGGGAAGAAAAACCATTGGTAAAAAAACAAAATGACCTTCTGATTTTTGACGAGCCTGTACAAAAATTCAGTAGTACTAGTCCCCTGATCATTTTTTCTGTTTTTTTGTTAGTAGGATGGTATATCACTTTTAGAGATAAAAAAAGTGGTAAAAGGTCAAAGAAGTTTGATTTTATACTCTTTTTTACAACCGGTGTTATAGGCATAGGAATTGTTTTTTTATGGTTTTTCACCAATCATTACACCACACCAAATAATTTCAATATGCTATGGGCATTTGCCCCTAACCTGTTAGTGGCATTCTACCTGCTTAAAAATGAAGTAAAGGGATATCTGAAAAAATACGTGTACTTTATTTCCATACTGTTACTGATACTCATATTCTTCTGGACTACCGGAATCCAATTATTTTCAATAGCAGCGATTCCTTTATTACTTTTACTGGGGGTTCGGTATTTTTATTTACTCACTTATAAAGTACAGTAA
- a CDS encoding PorV/PorQ family protein, whose product MFGNKLLVLLLALPVLIHAQVFRNYSNEFLNIGVDAAALGMSKSVVATTNDVNAIYWNPAGLVNIEDYQGSLMHASYFAGIANYNYAAFAIPIDRDSALGFSIIRFGVDDILNTTELIDSQGNIDYNRISLFSAVDYAFNIAYARNLIFKDVHIGGSAKIVRRIIGNFASSWGIGLDAGIQFERNHWSVGLMVRDITTTFNVWNIDEAEFAKIQNAIPGQNQELPETTEITKPKVQFGVAKKFRIGRFFNLLSEIDLNMRFSQTNDLISTSFVSIDPAIGFQLDFDDFVFLRAGVGNFQNTTEFNGQKSLSLQPNFGVGFIYNGIQVDYALTNIGSVGNALFSNIFSIKLDYSFFRR is encoded by the coding sequence ATGTTCGGAAATAAATTACTTGTTCTTCTTCTTGCATTGCCAGTGCTTATTCATGCACAAGTTTTTCGTAATTATTCTAATGAATTTCTGAATATTGGCGTAGATGCGGCCGCCCTTGGGATGAGTAAATCTGTTGTGGCTACTACTAACGATGTGAATGCTATCTATTGGAACCCCGCAGGCTTGGTAAATATTGAAGATTATCAAGGTTCATTGATGCATGCTTCTTATTTTGCAGGCATTGCCAATTATAACTATGCTGCTTTTGCAATACCTATAGATAGAGATAGTGCTCTGGGGTTTTCCATTATCCGTTTCGGTGTCGATGATATTTTAAATACTACCGAATTAATCGATAGCCAGGGAAATATAGATTACAATAGAATTAGTTTATTTTCTGCCGTGGACTACGCTTTTAATATTGCATACGCAAGAAACCTCATTTTTAAAGATGTACATATAGGCGGGAGCGCAAAAATAGTGCGAAGAATTATCGGTAATTTTGCCTCTTCCTGGGGAATTGGTTTGGATGCCGGTATCCAATTTGAAAGAAATCATTGGAGTGTAGGATTAATGGTAAGGGATATTACCACTACTTTTAATGTATGGAATATTGATGAGGCAGAATTTGCCAAAATCCAAAATGCTATTCCCGGGCAAAATCAGGAATTACCGGAAACAACAGAAATTACAAAACCAAAAGTCCAGTTTGGTGTGGCAAAGAAATTTCGTATCGGGCGGTTTTTTAACTTGCTTTCCGAAATTGATCTCAATATGCGTTTTTCACAAACGAACGATCTGATTTCTACAAGTTTTGTCAGTATAGACCCTGCAATAGGCTTTCAACTGGATTTTGATGATTTTGTTTTTTTAAGAGCAGGTGTTGGTAATTTTCAGAATACAACGGAATTTAACGGTCAAAAATCTTTGTCTTTACAACCCAACTTTGGCGTTGGTTTTATATATAACGGTATTCAAGTTGATTATGCACTTACAAATATAGGCAGTGTTGGTAATGCATTATTCTCTAATATATTTTCCATAAAACTGGACTATAGCTTTTTTAGACGTTAA
- a CDS encoding phosphatidylserine synthase produces the protein MKKYIPNLFTLGNLLCGTIALIFTAQYDFVNAAIAVFLGIIFDFLDGLLARVLKIQGTLGRYLDSLSDMVTSGVVPGIVMFCLLGMNLPEGDGYHLELDVSNFYKDIRLIGLILTLSACYRLAKFNVDVKPSGSFTGLPTPAMSLFVVSLPLIQKYTDILFLKELVTNNYVLIGITLVFSYLMNSGMDMFSLKFKNFKWEENIFKYLLILVSAVLLLTVGYMAIPLIILIYIFLSIIDNLKWS, from the coding sequence ATTAAAAAATATATTCCCAATTTGTTTACGCTTGGCAATCTTTTGTGTGGTACAATTGCGCTTATTTTTACTGCGCAATACGATTTTGTCAATGCAGCAATAGCTGTCTTTTTAGGAATTATTTTTGATTTTTTAGACGGGCTCTTGGCCCGGGTGTTAAAAATTCAGGGGACATTAGGGAGGTATCTGGATTCGCTTTCCGATATGGTTACCAGTGGTGTTGTTCCCGGAATTGTGATGTTTTGTTTACTGGGAATGAACCTTCCGGAAGGAGATGGATACCATCTTGAATTGGATGTCAGTAATTTTTATAAGGATATAAGATTAATAGGACTTATATTGACATTATCTGCATGTTATCGATTGGCAAAATTTAATGTAGATGTGAAACCCTCCGGATCCTTTACCGGTTTGCCTACGCCTGCAATGAGTTTGTTTGTAGTTTCTTTGCCATTAATTCAAAAGTATACGGATATTCTTTTTCTAAAAGAATTAGTTACAAATAACTATGTTTTAATTGGAATTACGCTTGTATTTAGCTATTTAATGAACTCCGGAATGGATATGTTCTCTTTAAAATTTAAAAACTTTAAGTGGGAAGAGAATATTTTTAAGTACCTGTTAATTTTGGTTTCAGCAGTGCTGTTATTAACGGTGGGTTATATGGCTATTCCTCTGATTATTTTGATTTATATTTTCTTGTCGATTATAGATAACTTAAAATGGAGTTAA
- the lptB gene encoding LPS export ABC transporter ATP-binding protein, whose product MILRVENIQKMYGRRKVVKDISLEVQQGEITGLLGPNGAGKTTSFYIIVGMIRPNGGNIFLNNENITEYPMHKRAQKGIGYLAQEASVFRKLSVEENILSVLQFTKLTQKEQHVKLESLIEEFNIGHVRKNRGDLLSGGERRRTEIARCLASDPSFILLDEPFAGVDPIAVEDIQSIVAHLKHRNIGILITDHDVQATLAITDKTYLMFEGGILKEGTPKELADDKLVRKVYLGKGFELKEKVF is encoded by the coding sequence ATGATTTTAAGAGTTGAGAATATTCAAAAAATGTATGGCCGCAGAAAAGTGGTGAAAGACATTTCTTTAGAAGTTCAACAAGGTGAAATTACCGGTTTGTTGGGCCCCAACGGTGCGGGAAAAACAACTTCTTTTTACATAATCGTAGGAATGATAAGGCCTAATGGGGGAAATATTTTTTTAAATAATGAAAATATTACCGAATATCCAATGCACAAACGTGCGCAGAAAGGAATTGGATATTTAGCCCAGGAAGCCTCTGTTTTTAGAAAATTATCCGTAGAAGAGAATATTTTATCTGTCTTACAATTTACCAAGCTTACTCAAAAAGAGCAACACGTAAAATTGGAATCTTTGATCGAAGAGTTTAATATCGGACATGTTCGTAAGAACCGTGGCGATTTGCTCTCCGGAGGAGAAAGGCGTAGAACAGAAATTGCCAGATGTTTGGCCTCTGATCCGAGTTTTATACTCTTAGACGAACCTTTTGCCGGTGTAGATCCCATTGCCGTAGAAGACATACAAAGTATTGTAGCACATCTGAAACATCGGAACATAGGCATTTTGATTACAGATCATGATGTACAAGCCACCCTGGCGATTACCGATAAAACGTATTTGATGTTTGAAGGAGGTATCTTAAAAGAAGGAACCCCAAAAGAATTAGCTGATGATAAGTTGGTTCGCAAAGTATATTTGGGAAAAGGTTTCGAGTTAAAAGAAAAGGTTTTCTAA